A window of Fluoribacter dumoffii NY 23 contains these coding sequences:
- the atpD gene encoding F0F1 ATP synthase subunit beta produces MSLGTVVEIIGAVVDVEFPRENVPKINDALKLVDGDLVFEVQQQLGDGVVRTIAMGTTEGLKRGLKAENTANPIQVPVGKQTLGRIMDVLGRPVDDAGPIGAEEHWSIHRKPPSYEEQAGSQELLETGIKVIDLLCPFAKGGKVGLFGGAGVGKTVNMMELIRNIAIEHSGYSVFAGVGERTREGNDFYHEMKDSNVLDKVSLVYGQMNEPPGNRLRVALTGLTMAEKFRDEGRDVLLFIDNIYRYTLAGVEVSALLGRMPSAVGYQPTLAEEMGMLQERITSTKTGSITSIQAVYVPADDLTDPSPATTFAHLDATVVLSRQIAELGIYPAVDPLDSTSRQLDPLIVGQEHYDTARRVQQTLQRYKELKDIIAILGMDELSEEDKRVVTRARKIQRFLSQPFFVAEVFTGSPGKYVSLKDTIKGFQGILAGEYDDLPEQAFYMVGSIEEAVAKAKTL; encoded by the coding sequence ATGAGCTTAGGAACTGTAGTAGAAATTATTGGCGCGGTTGTGGATGTGGAATTCCCCCGTGAGAATGTCCCTAAAATCAATGATGCATTAAAACTTGTTGATGGTGATTTGGTTTTTGAAGTTCAGCAACAACTTGGAGATGGTGTAGTTCGTACAATTGCTATGGGTACAACCGAAGGCCTGAAGCGCGGTCTAAAAGCTGAAAATACAGCTAATCCTATTCAAGTGCCTGTAGGTAAGCAAACGTTGGGTCGAATTATGGATGTTTTAGGACGTCCCGTTGATGATGCAGGACCTATCGGTGCTGAAGAGCATTGGTCGATTCACCGTAAGCCACCAAGTTATGAAGAGCAAGCTGGAAGTCAAGAATTACTTGAAACCGGTATTAAAGTTATTGACTTACTTTGTCCTTTTGCCAAAGGAGGTAAAGTAGGTTTGTTCGGTGGTGCCGGAGTAGGTAAAACCGTGAATATGATGGAATTAATCCGAAACATCGCGATTGAGCACAGCGGATACTCAGTATTTGCGGGTGTGGGTGAGCGAACCCGTGAAGGAAATGACTTCTATCATGAAATGAAAGACTCTAACGTATTGGATAAAGTATCCTTGGTTTATGGTCAAATGAATGAGCCGCCTGGTAACCGTTTACGTGTTGCATTAACTGGCTTGACTATGGCGGAGAAATTCCGTGATGAAGGTCGCGACGTATTGTTATTTATCGACAATATCTATCGTTATACTTTAGCAGGGGTTGAGGTATCAGCTCTCTTGGGCCGTATGCCTTCTGCTGTAGGTTACCAACCAACACTTGCCGAAGAAATGGGTATGCTGCAAGAGCGTATTACTTCTACCAAGACTGGTTCTATTACTTCAATTCAAGCCGTATACGTACCTGCCGACGACTTGACTGACCCCTCTCCAGCAACTACGTTTGCGCATTTGGATGCTACGGTAGTACTGTCACGGCAAATTGCCGAGTTGGGTATTTATCCCGCGGTAGATCCTTTGGATTCAACTTCGCGCCAATTGGACCCACTCATTGTAGGTCAAGAACATTACGATACTGCACGCCGCGTACAACAAACCCTGCAACGATACAAAGAATTAAAAGATATTATTGCAATTCTTGGTATGGATGAATTATCTGAAGAAGATAAGCGGGTCGTTACGCGCGCACGTAAAATCCAAAGATTCTTGTCACAACCATTCTTCGTTGCTGAAGTCTTCACTGGTTCACCCGGTAAATATGTATCATTAAAAGATACAATAAAAGGCTTCCAGGGTATTCTCGCTGGTGAGTACGATGATTTACCCGAGCAAGCGTTTTATATGGTTGGAAGCATTGAGGAAGCCGTTGCTAAAGCTAAGACCTTATGA
- the atpG gene encoding F0F1 ATP synthase subunit gamma: MAGAKEIRSKISSINKTRKITRAMEMVAASKMRKTQERMRASKPYASKIYSVVKHIARAHSEYRHPFMSHREINRIGLIVVTTDRGLCGGLNVNLLRETVRTIRHWKEQGKEVDLAVIGRKGQAFFKRVGSNVLGSVDHLGDTPGIKDIIGIVKVMLDAFSNGSIDALHVVYNEFVNTMTQKPVVKQLLPLPKSEEDSKTMGHHWDYIYEPDAKELLDNLLERYIELQIYQAVVENIACEQAAKMIAMKNATDNAGDLIKEFQLAYNKARQAAITQELAEIVGGAAAL, encoded by the coding sequence ATGGCTGGAGCAAAAGAAATCCGTTCGAAAATTTCGAGCATTAACAAAACTCGAAAGATAACTCGTGCAATGGAGATGGTGGCAGCAAGTAAGATGCGTAAAACTCAGGAAAGAATGCGCGCATCTAAACCCTATGCCAGCAAGATCTATAGTGTAGTTAAACACATTGCTCGCGCACACTCAGAATACAGACATCCGTTCATGAGTCATCGCGAGATTAATCGCATCGGTCTTATTGTTGTTACGACCGATCGGGGTTTATGTGGTGGTTTAAACGTAAACCTGCTGCGAGAAACAGTGCGAACTATTAGACACTGGAAAGAACAAGGTAAAGAAGTTGATCTTGCAGTCATTGGCCGTAAAGGACAAGCATTTTTTAAGCGCGTTGGCAGTAATGTCCTGGGTTCTGTAGACCACCTCGGTGATACACCAGGTATAAAAGACATTATTGGGATCGTTAAAGTAATGCTTGATGCTTTCAGCAATGGCAGCATCGATGCGTTGCATGTGGTATACAATGAATTTGTTAACACCATGACGCAAAAACCTGTGGTGAAACAATTATTACCATTGCCAAAATCAGAAGAAGACAGCAAGACAATGGGGCATCATTGGGACTATATTTATGAACCAGATGCTAAGGAATTGCTGGATAATCTTTTAGAACGTTATATCGAATTGCAGATTTACCAGGCAGTAGTAGAAAATATTGCTTGTGAACAAGCGGCTAAGATGATTGCAATGAAAAATGCAACGGATAATGCCGGTGATTTGATTAAAGAATTTCAATTGGCTTATAACAAAGCTCGACAAGCTGCAATTACGCAAGAATTGGCAGAAATTGTCGGTGGCGCAGCCGCTTTATAA
- the atpA gene encoding F0F1 ATP synthase subunit alpha, producing MSEQVALNPSEISELIRKKIEHFSVASESRNEGTIVSLKDGVVSLHGLEDAMAGEMIEFPGGIYGLALNLERDSVGAVVLGEYSSLAEGQKGKCTGRILEVPVGKGLLGRVVDALGNPIDGKGPIDAAGMSPIEKVAPGVISRKSVDQPVQTGLKAIDAMIPVGRGQRELIIGDRQTGKTAIAIDAIINQKGTGVKCIYVAVGQKASSVAAIVRKLEEHGALEHTIVVVAGASDSAALQFIAPYAGCTMGEYFMERGEDALIVYDDLTKQAWAYRQISLLLRRPPGREAYPGDIFYLHSRLLERAARINAEEVEKLTNGEVKGKTGSLTALPIIETQAGDVSAFVPTNVISITDGQIFLDVDLFNSGVRPAINSGLSVSRVGGAAQTKIMKKLGGGTRLALAQFRELEAFSQFASDLDDATRKQLERGQRITELMKQKQYSPLSVAEMGTALFVVEKGYLDDVPVNEVAAFEASLHDYMRSTHPDLLQQINEAGAYDNDIEAKLKKAVEDFKRTASW from the coding sequence ATGTCAGAACAAGTAGCGTTAAATCCTTCAGAAATCAGTGAATTAATCAGAAAGAAAATAGAACACTTTAGTGTAGCCTCTGAATCACGAAATGAAGGTACTATTGTCAGTTTAAAAGACGGTGTTGTGAGCTTGCATGGCCTTGAAGATGCAATGGCTGGTGAGATGATTGAATTCCCCGGCGGCATTTATGGTCTGGCTCTTAACCTTGAAAGAGATTCAGTCGGTGCAGTTGTTCTTGGGGAATATTCTTCTTTAGCAGAAGGCCAAAAAGGTAAGTGTACTGGGCGTATTCTTGAAGTCCCAGTGGGTAAAGGTCTTTTAGGTCGGGTTGTGGATGCCCTGGGTAATCCCATTGATGGAAAAGGTCCAATTGACGCTGCTGGCATGTCGCCAATTGAAAAAGTAGCTCCCGGGGTTATTTCTCGTAAATCAGTAGATCAGCCTGTACAAACCGGATTAAAAGCGATTGATGCGATGATCCCTGTTGGCCGTGGTCAGCGTGAGCTTATTATTGGTGACCGTCAAACAGGTAAAACTGCAATTGCAATCGATGCGATCATCAACCAAAAAGGCACAGGCGTTAAGTGTATTTATGTAGCTGTAGGGCAAAAAGCTTCTTCCGTTGCAGCAATCGTTCGTAAGCTTGAAGAGCATGGTGCTTTAGAGCATACCATTGTTGTCGTCGCAGGTGCTTCTGATTCAGCTGCACTGCAATTTATTGCTCCCTACGCTGGATGTACCATGGGTGAATACTTCATGGAGCGCGGTGAAGATGCGTTAATTGTTTATGATGATTTGACCAAACAAGCTTGGGCTTACCGTCAAATTTCATTACTTTTGAGAAGACCACCAGGTCGTGAAGCATACCCAGGTGATATTTTCTATTTGCATTCTCGTTTATTAGAAAGAGCGGCGCGAATAAATGCTGAAGAAGTAGAGAAGCTGACTAATGGCGAAGTAAAAGGTAAAACAGGTTCATTAACTGCATTACCAATTATTGAAACCCAGGCAGGAGACGTTTCTGCATTCGTACCCACAAACGTGATTTCCATTACCGATGGTCAGATATTCCTTGATGTAGACTTGTTTAACTCGGGTGTCCGACCCGCGATTAACTCCGGTCTTTCTGTATCTCGGGTAGGTGGTGCTGCACAAACCAAAATCATGAAAAAATTAGGTGGCGGAACTCGTTTGGCACTTGCCCAATTCCGCGAGCTGGAAGCATTTTCTCAATTTGCATCAGATCTTGATGACGCTACTCGTAAACAATTAGAGCGCGGACAACGAATCACCGAGCTGATGAAACAAAAACAATACTCTCCATTATCTGTTGCGGAAATGGGTACTGCATTGTTTGTTGTTGAAAAAGGTTATTTGGATGATGTACCTGTAAATGAAGTTGCTGCATTTGAAGCGTCACTACATGATTACATGCGCAGCACACATCCTGATCTGTTACAACAGATCAATGAAGCAGGTGCTTACGATAATGACATTGAAGCAAAATTGAAAAAAGCTGTTGAGGACTTTAAGCGTACAGCAAGTTGGTAA
- a CDS encoding F0F1 ATP synthase subunit delta: MSDSTTIARPYAKAIFEYALGEKKLAEWSAHLRNLAQAVLIPEAENFIANPATTAEQHIELLHSAIGAKANENKPLSNLIDLLAANKRLMLLPDIYALYEAHRAEQEKTLNVDVCSYSDLSSAQQQRLIESLSQRLQRKVSLKISIDPSLLGGAIIRAGDLVIDGSVRGKLNKLSTELAA, translated from the coding sequence AAAGCAATTTTTGAATACGCTTTAGGGGAAAAGAAATTAGCTGAGTGGTCAGCACATTTGAGAAATCTTGCACAAGCAGTGTTGATACCAGAAGCTGAAAATTTTATTGCCAATCCAGCAACAACTGCAGAGCAGCATATTGAGTTGCTACACTCAGCAATTGGCGCAAAAGCAAATGAAAACAAGCCATTAAGCAATTTAATCGATTTACTGGCTGCCAACAAAAGGTTGATGTTGCTACCTGATATTTATGCACTCTATGAAGCACATCGTGCAGAGCAAGAAAAAACTCTGAATGTTGATGTTTGCAGTTATTCTGATTTGTCTAGTGCACAACAACAACGATTAATCGAATCATTAAGTCAGCGCTTACAGCGTAAGGTCTCGTTAAAAATCAGTATTGATCCTTCCTTGCTTGGTGGAGCAATAATTCGAGCGGGCGATTTAGTTATAGATGGTTCAGTTCGTGGCAAGCTTAATAAGCTTAGCACAGAATTGGCCGCATAA